The nucleotide sequence GCGGACGCGGGACAGCGGTGCGCCGGGCGCGTCGGCCAGCTCCTCCCACAGGACGAAGGTGTTGGGGTGCGTCTCGACGATGCCGGGGCGGTGGCGGGCGAGCAGCGGGCCCACGTTCGACGGTTCCGGGTCGACGATCAGGAGCAGGGGGCTGCCGAAGTGCAGCAGGACGCCGAGCAGGTGGTAGAAGCGCGAGTGCACGAACGACATGTGCAGGGCCGCGGTCTCGCCGCGCGTGGGCCAGCCCATGGCCTTCTGCGGGACGAGCCGGTTCCACATGGTGTTCGGGCAGTGCACGGCCAGCTTGGGGAGGCCGGTGGTGCCGGAGCTGTGGGTGATGAGGGAGGGGTCGCGGGGGTGGAGGCGGACGGCGGCCGGGGTCGGGGCACCCGCGTACTTCTGCAGCGGTTCGGCGCCGGGGGCGTCGTCGACGGAGAGCGTGCGCCGTACCAGGCCGGTGAGTCCGACGTCCTTCAGGGGGCCTTCGAGCTTGGCCCGGTCGGTGATCAGCCAGGGCTGGTGGAGGCGTTCGAGGAGCTGTCCGACCACCGGGCCCGCGAGGCCGGGCGACAGCAGGACGGGGACGGCGCCGATACGGGAGACCGCGCAGGTCAGCAGCACGATGTCGACGTTGTCCGTCTTGTGGACGACCACCTCCTCGGAGGGGCGCACGCCCGCTTCCCAGAGGCGGCCGGAGAGTTCGTCGACCACATCGGCGAGGGTCGTGTAGGCGAGGTCGGTACCGATGTCGGGGTTGACGTCGAGGGGCCGGTCCAGGGTGACGAAGACGTGCCCGTGACGGTCGGCGGCCTCTCTGAACATCGAACCCAGGTAGAAGCCACGGCCACCGACGAGGGCGGGCTGCCGGTCGGCCTGGAGCTGGTCTCGCATGGGACCGGACCTTTCTGCGGGGATGAGGGTGTCGGCCATGCTCACCACGCCCCTTGGCGGACGAGGTGCCGGCGGAGCTTGCCGGTCGCGGTGCGGGGCAGCGTGGGCACGAAGCTGACGCTGCGGGGGACCTTGAAGGCGGCGAGCCTGTCGCGGGCCATGCAGATCAGTTCGGCCTCCAGACCCACCCCGATGGGCGGGACGGGGATGACGAAGGCCCGCAGCCTGCTGGCGCCGCGCTCGTCGGTGACGGCCGCGACGGCGACGTCCCGGACCCCGGGGTGGGTGCGCAGCAGGGCCTCCACCTCCAGCGGGGAGACGGTGATGCCGCCGACCATCTCCATGTCGTCGGCCCGGCCCAGATGCCGGTAGGTGCCGTCGGCTTCGCGGACGGCCCGGTCCCGGGTGTTGAGCCACCCGCCGACGAGGGTGCGCTCGGTCTCCTCGGGCCGGTTGAGGTAGCCGGGAGTCACCGTCGGGCCGCGCACCCAGAGTTCGCCCGCCTCGCCGTCCTGGACCTGTGCGCCCGCGCGGTCGCGGAGTTCGACCTCGAAGCCGGGGACGGGGCGGCCGACCGTGCCGGGGTGGTTGTGGTCGAAGCTGTTGGCGCAGAAGGCGTGTCCGGCCTCGGTGGAGCCGATCTGTTCGAGGACGGGCGCGCCGAGCAGTTCGGTGACCTGCTTGCCGAGTCCGGCGGGCATGCCCTCGCCGGCCGACACCGCGGCGCGCACCGAGGCGAAGCAGTCCTCGTGGCCGCCTGCCCGGTCGGCCACCAGGGCGGCGTACGCCGACGGCACCGAGTAGAGGAGGGTCACTCGGTGCCGGGCGACGAGTTCGTCGACCGCCGCGGGGGTGGGACGGCGGTCGGCGAGGACGGCGGAGGAGCCGGAGAAGAGCGGGAAGACGAGGGCGTTGCCGAATCCGTAGGCGAAGTACAGCCGGGAGACGGACAGGGTGACGTCGTTCGGGGTGACGCGCAGGAGTCGGCGGCCGATGAGGTCGTAGTACGTCCTGGGGTCGCCGTGGACGTGGACGACGCCCTTGGGGTGGCCGGTCGTTCCCGAGGTGTACTGGATGTAGAGGGGGGTGTGGGCGTCGACCGGGTGGGCCGCTTGCCTGGGGGTGGCCGTGGCGCACAGAGCGGTCAGCTGGTCGGCGCCGAGACGGGGGGTCGGGGCGGCCGTCCTCACTCCGCGGGCCGTTCCCGGCTGGTCGCGCCCGCGCGGCGGAGCCGCATGGGCCACGGCCCCGCGTCCCTGACGGGGCACGCTGTTGAGCGCCGGTGCGGGGCTTTCCAGCCCCGGCCCCGTCACCCACAGGACCGCCTCCGTGTCCGCCGCCATGAACTGGAGTTCGGGAGGGGTGAGTTCGGGGTTGACCAGGACCGCCACCGCGCCCAGGCGGGCCAGGGCGAGGAAGGTGGTGACCCAGGTGACGGAGTCCGGGAGGGCGAGGAGGACGCGGTCGCCGGGGCGGACTCCGTGGTCGGTGAGGACGGTGGCGGCGCGGGCCGCGAGGTCGTGCACCTCGCTGTGGGAGTAGTTCCGGTGGCCCTGGCGGAAGGCGGGGCGGTCGGCCCAGCCGCGGCGTTCGGCGAGGGCGGCGAGGTGGGCCGCGAGGTTGCCGGGGGCGGCGGCGTCGGCCTGGAGCCGGACGGGCTGGGGGGATGTCGTCGTGATCGTCA is from Streptomyces sp. NBC_01314 and encodes:
- a CDS encoding class I adenylate-forming enzyme family protein — encoded protein: MRDQLQADRQPALVGGRGFYLGSMFREAADRHGHVFVTLDRPLDVNPDIGTDLAYTTLADVVDELSGRLWEAGVRPSEEVVVHKTDNVDIVLLTCAVSRIGAVPVLLSPGLAGPVVGQLLERLHQPWLITDRAKLEGPLKDVGLTGLVRRTLSVDDAPGAEPLQKYAGAPTPAAVRLHPRDPSLITHSSGTTGLPKLAVHCPNTMWNRLVPQKAMGWPTRGETAALHMSFVHSRFYHLLGVLLHFGSPLLLIVDPEPSNVGPLLARHRPGIVETHPNTFVLWEELADAPGAPLSRVRSYGSTFDAIHPRTVQRLLDASKRRSPWLIQLYGQSETGPVAFQWFTRRSAARADGRRVGIGIPGFTRVRVADDAGRRVAPGTAGRIEARTRGRILTYIGARERYLRQLDSGWWQMGDMGYQSRWGALHLIDREIDQIDSVHSNLEVEDTLMSRLEELREVVIVPGVDREPVPVVCVRGERPLDLRRWHEATADLPTMAEPRQWRFEELPMTSTWKVKRVEITRMLTESTRA
- a CDS encoding benzoate-CoA ligase family protein; translation: MTITTTSPQPVRLQADAAAPGNLAAHLAALAERRGWADRPAFRQGHRNYSHSEVHDLAARAATVLTDHGVRPGDRVLLALPDSVTWVTTFLALARLGAVAVLVNPELTPPELQFMAADTEAVLWVTGPGLESPAPALNSVPRQGRGAVAHAAPPRGRDQPGTARGVRTAAPTPRLGADQLTALCATATPRQAAHPVDAHTPLYIQYTSGTTGHPKGVVHVHGDPRTYYDLIGRRLLRVTPNDVTLSVSRLYFAYGFGNALVFPLFSGSSAVLADRRPTPAAVDELVARHRVTLLYSVPSAYAALVADRAGGHEDCFASVRAAVSAGEGMPAGLGKQVTELLGAPVLEQIGSTEAGHAFCANSFDHNHPGTVGRPVPGFEVELRDRAGAQVQDGEAGELWVRGPTVTPGYLNRPEETERTLVGGWLNTRDRAVREADGTYRHLGRADDMEMVGGITVSPLEVEALLRTHPGVRDVAVAAVTDERGASRLRAFVIPVPPIGVGLEAELICMARDRLAAFKVPRSVSFVPTLPRTATGKLRRHLVRQGAW